Proteins encoded by one window of Pyrinomonadaceae bacterium:
- the phoU gene encoding phosphate signaling complex protein PhoU, translated as MKVHRHLDEELERLRDTMLRLGGESEAALRRAMHALSERNPAAAREVLAHDDVVDELEVEVDRQCIDIFVLRQPAARDLRFVMSVTKIAPLLERIADHACNIARTAIDLADEPEIKNAERLTRMGEIASSMLAAALDAFTKSDAAAAREIILRDAEINNLYNEIFSELIGMMVTSPNTATRSARLLLVAKHLERIGDYVTDISELTVYMAEAAIIKHQRDKLETA; from the coding sequence ATGAAAGTTCACAGACATCTCGACGAGGAACTGGAAAGACTGCGCGACACGATGCTGCGGCTGGGCGGCGAATCTGAGGCCGCTCTACGGCGCGCGATGCACGCGCTTTCTGAACGTAATCCAGCCGCGGCCCGCGAAGTGTTGGCGCATGACGATGTCGTCGATGAGCTGGAAGTCGAAGTCGATCGGCAGTGCATCGACATTTTCGTGCTGCGCCAACCCGCCGCGCGCGACCTCAGGTTCGTGATGTCGGTGACGAAGATCGCGCCGTTGCTCGAGCGTATCGCCGACCACGCCTGTAACATTGCCCGCACGGCAATCGATTTAGCCGATGAGCCGGAAATTAAGAACGCTGAGCGCCTCACGCGGATGGGCGAGATTGCTTCATCAATGTTGGCCGCGGCCCTCGACGCGTTCACGAAATCCGACGCCGCGGCTGCGCGCGAGATCATTCTGCGAGATGCCGAGATCAACAATCTCTACAACGAGATCTTTAGCGAACTCATCGGGATGATGGTGACCTCGCCCAATACCGCCACGCGCAGCGCGCGACTGTTGCTGGTGGCAAAGCACCTGGAACGAATCGGCGATTATGTAACCGACATCAGCGAGCTGACGGTTTACATGGCCGAGGCCGCCATCATCAAACACCAACGCGACAAGCTGGAAACCGCTTGA
- a CDS encoding DUF47 family protein — translation MGLLNLLPREEQYFDLFKQMTLYIVDAARELKQMLADKQPSFNEYSQRIKRLEHACDELTHTISTKLNKSFITPFDREDIYLMSSALDDIVDLIDDAARAIIIFDVTEIRDYAHDFAGVLEKMTEQLREIVATLEKPKNITQRLVEVHRLENDGDDIYHAAIAELFHEEKDPLTVLKWKEIYEKMEAAIDRCENVANIIESVIIKHT, via the coding sequence ATGGGACTCCTAAATCTCCTTCCGAGAGAAGAGCAGTATTTCGACCTTTTCAAGCAGATGACGCTGTACATCGTGGATGCGGCGCGCGAGCTCAAGCAGATGCTTGCGGACAAGCAGCCCAGCTTCAACGAATATTCACAGCGCATCAAGCGGCTCGAGCATGCCTGCGACGAGCTGACGCACACCATCTCAACCAAGCTGAACAAGTCTTTCATTACCCCATTCGATCGTGAAGACATTTATCTGATGTCCAGCGCGCTGGACGACATCGTTGACCTGATCGACGATGCCGCGCGCGCGATCATCATTTTCGATGTCACGGAAATTCGCGACTACGCACACGACTTTGCCGGCGTGCTGGAAAAAATGACCGAACAGCTTCGCGAGATCGTTGCGACGCTGGAAAAGCCCAAGAACATTACGCAACGTTTGGTAGAGGTCCACCGGCTTGAGAATGACGGCGACGATATTTATCACGCCGCCATCGCTGAGCTGTTTCACGAGGAAAAAGATCCGCTAACGGTTTTAAAGTGGAAAGAGATCTACGAAAAGATGGAAGCCGCCATCGATCGTTGTGAGAACGTCGCCAACATCATCGAAAGCGTAATTATCAAGCATACGTAA
- a CDS encoding ATP-binding protein encodes MTRWPVLILAAIAAALLLGAVVFALPLWVTVAGLTLVIAALIGLATRGDSHSHNLRRESSESAAELAPKLLDVALDEMREGLLVIDTDMRVVASNKAARDVLSETEPIEARRLTELTRNPAIYDAFLDALKGQHREGVKVETYDSGRRVFDLRVVPFHTSGNGSIAGAVGVLFDVTRLDRLEIVRQEFLTNVSHELRTPLTSILASAETLEAGAVENAENSRRFLSIIQKNATRMERLIHDLLELGAIEGGSVSVNLETVQLKSLVDDVMSTLAMAAAERSVALRNLVPTNAQVTADPHRLVQMLTNLIDNAIKFNREGGTVTIEHERNGSDRISVTDTGEGISPQHLDRLFERFYRVDRARSRDLGGTGLGLAIVKHLAKAHGGEVSVTSNIGEGTQFTIELPRPPVTP; translated from the coding sequence ATGACGCGATGGCCGGTTCTGATTTTGGCGGCGATCGCCGCGGCGTTGTTACTCGGCGCGGTCGTTTTTGCTTTGCCTCTCTGGGTCACGGTTGCGGGCCTGACGCTTGTCATCGCCGCTTTGATCGGCCTCGCCACGCGGGGCGATTCGCACTCACATAACTTAAGACGTGAATCGAGTGAAAGCGCCGCGGAGCTCGCGCCCAAACTGCTTGATGTCGCGCTCGACGAAATGCGCGAAGGGCTGCTGGTGATCGACACGGACATGCGCGTGGTGGCTTCAAACAAAGCCGCGCGTGACGTGCTTTCTGAGACGGAGCCAATCGAAGCCCGGCGGCTCACGGAACTGACCCGCAACCCGGCCATCTACGATGCCTTCCTCGATGCGCTCAAAGGCCAGCATCGCGAAGGAGTCAAAGTCGAAACCTATGACAGCGGCCGCCGCGTGTTTGATCTGCGCGTGGTTCCTTTTCACACGAGCGGCAACGGCAGCATCGCCGGTGCTGTCGGCGTGCTTTTCGATGTCACACGGCTGGATCGCCTGGAAATTGTGCGGCAGGAGTTTCTTACCAATGTCTCGCACGAATTGCGCACGCCCCTCACTTCGATTTTGGCCTCGGCGGAAACGCTGGAAGCCGGCGCGGTCGAGAATGCCGAGAACAGCCGGCGCTTTCTCTCGATCATTCAAAAGAACGCCACGCGAATGGAGCGCCTGATTCACGATCTGTTGGAACTAGGCGCGATCGAGGGCGGCAGCGTGAGCGTCAACCTGGAGACCGTGCAGCTCAAATCACTGGTCGATGACGTAATGAGCACGCTCGCGATGGCTGCCGCCGAGCGATCTGTCGCGCTGCGTAATCTTGTGCCGACGAATGCACAGGTCACTGCCGATCCTCATCGTCTGGTGCAGATGCTTACGAACCTCATCGATAACGCGATCAAATTCAATCGCGAAGGCGGCACTGTCACCATCGAGCATGAGCGAAATGGCAGTGATCGAATTTCCGTGACGGATACGGGCGAAGGAATCTCGCCGCAACACCTGGATCGGTTATTCGAACGTTTCTATCGCGTTGACCGTGCGCGTTCACGGGATTTAGGCGGCACCGGACTCGGCCTGGCAATCGTGAAGCATTTAGCGAAAGCACACGGCGGCGAAGTCAGCGTCACTTCAAACATTGGTGAAGGAACCCAGTTCACTATCGAGCTGCCCCGACCACCCGTGACTCCCTAG
- the pstB gene encoding phosphate ABC transporter ATP-binding protein PstB has product MAATLMTTPQFDIRNPAASAPSAPKIVVKDLNFHYGRNQALHNISMDLPERMVTAFIGPSGCGKTTFLRTLNRMNDVIPGTRVDGEVLIDGENIYAPGADVVDLRRKVGMVFQKSNPFPKSIFDNVAYGLRINRLTPSRRQLEERVEQALTDAALWSEVKDRLKSSALGLSGGQQQRLCIARALAIRPEVILMDEPASALDPIATSKIEELIFVLKKQYTIAIVTHNMQQAARVSDFTAFFLLGKLIELNTTEKMFTNPDEKTTEDYITGRFG; this is encoded by the coding sequence TTGGCAGCAACACTCATGACCACGCCTCAATTCGACATTCGGAACCCCGCCGCTTCTGCGCCTTCCGCGCCGAAAATCGTCGTCAAGGATCTGAATTTCCATTACGGCCGCAACCAGGCGCTCCATAACATTTCGATGGATTTGCCGGAACGAATGGTAACCGCGTTCATCGGTCCCTCAGGCTGTGGCAAGACAACTTTCCTGCGCACATTGAATCGCATGAACGATGTCATTCCGGGCACGCGCGTCGACGGTGAGGTCCTGATCGATGGCGAGAATATCTATGCGCCCGGCGCCGACGTGGTTGACCTGCGCCGCAAGGTCGGCATGGTGTTTCAGAAATCAAATCCGTTTCCGAAGTCGATTTTCGACAATGTCGCCTATGGCTTACGCATTAACCGTTTGACGCCGAGCCGCAGACAATTGGAAGAACGCGTCGAACAAGCATTGACGGACGCGGCGCTTTGGTCGGAAGTGAAGGATCGTCTAAAGTCGTCGGCACTCGGTCTTTCCGGAGGCCAGCAGCAGCGGCTTTGTATCGCGCGGGCGCTGGCGATTCGGCCGGAAGTGATCCTGATGGACGAGCCGGCCTCAGCCCTTGATCCGATCGCCACTTCAAAGATCGAAGAGCTGATTTTCGTTTTGAAGAAGCAATACACAATCGCCATCGTCACGCACAACATGCAGCAGGCGGCGCGCGTATCGGATTTCACCGCCTTCTTCCTGCTCGGCAAGCTGATTGAGTTGAATACGACAGAAAAGATGTTCACCAACCCCGATGAAAAAACTACCGAGGATTACATCACCGGACGCTTTGGTTAA
- the pstS gene encoding phosphate ABC transporter substrate-binding protein PstS: MFLSGQLLRGLVFVLVAAIALTGVACNGGGGGGDLKLQGAGATFPNPLYQKWISEYGKLHTNVKIDYQSIGSGGGIKQLQAQTVDFGASDAPMVEEEIKGAPGPVVHIPTVLGAVVLTYNLAEATKPLRFSPDVIADIFLGKITKWNDARIKADNADLNLPAADISTVHRSDGSGTSFVFTDYLSKVSAEWKGKVGANKSPKWIGGIGAKGNEGVTGQVKQTPNTIGYVELAYAVQNKLPVALIKNKSGNFVEPSIDAVTSAAAGTVAQTPDDLRVSITDAEGATAYPISSYTYILVYQEQKDATKGKVLVDFLWWGVHDGENFAKELLYAPLPAEIVKRVEVKINSITAGGKPLR; this comes from the coding sequence ATGTTTCTCTCTGGCCAATTACTGCGCGGTCTGGTGTTCGTACTAGTCGCGGCGATTGCTTTGACTGGTGTCGCTTGCAACGGCGGGGGCGGCGGGGGCGACCTTAAGCTGCAAGGCGCGGGCGCAACTTTTCCGAATCCGCTCTACCAAAAATGGATTAGCGAATACGGCAAGCTGCATACGAACGTGAAGATCGATTACCAATCGATCGGATCCGGCGGCGGCATCAAACAGCTTCAGGCGCAGACGGTGGATTTTGGGGCCTCGGACGCGCCGATGGTCGAAGAAGAAATAAAGGGCGCGCCCGGGCCCGTCGTCCACATTCCCACCGTGCTGGGCGCCGTGGTGTTGACCTACAACCTGGCGGAAGCGACAAAGCCGCTGCGGTTCTCGCCCGACGTCATCGCCGACATCTTCCTTGGCAAGATCACCAAATGGAACGACGCGCGGATCAAGGCCGACAACGCTGATCTAAATTTGCCGGCGGCTGACATTTCCACCGTGCACCGGTCAGACGGCAGCGGCACTTCGTTCGTCTTCACGGATTATCTTTCGAAAGTCAGCGCCGAGTGGAAAGGCAAAGTCGGCGCTAACAAATCTCCAAAATGGATCGGCGGCATCGGCGCGAAGGGCAACGAAGGCGTGACGGGCCAGGTTAAGCAAACGCCGAACACAATCGGCTACGTGGAGTTGGCCTATGCGGTGCAGAACAAGCTGCCGGTGGCGCTAATCAAGAACAAGTCCGGCAACTTTGTCGAACCCAGCATCGACGCAGTGACGTCGGCCGCCGCCGGCACAGTCGCGCAAACGCCGGACGACTTACGGGTTTCGATCACCGACGCTGAAGGGGCGACCGCCTATCCGATTTCCAGCTACACGTACATCCTCGTGTATCAGGAGCAGAAGGACGCGACCAAAGGAAAAGTTCTGGTCGATTTTCTGTGGTGGGGAGTTCACGACGGCGAGAACTTTGCGAAGGAACTTCTCTACGCACCTTTGCCCGCCGAAATTGTGAAACGTGTCGAGGTGAAGATTAATTCGATTACCGCGGGCGGAAAGCCGCTGCGGTAG
- a CDS encoding inorganic phosphate transporter, with the protein MTATLAFVVILVIFALIFDYINGFHDAANSIATIVSTRVLSPGMAVMWAAFFNFIAFAVFGTRVAKAIGDGVRLDLITAEWRLYVLLAALIGAIAWNLITWYLGLPTSSSHALLGGYAGAGIAAYGGVIGLLKTEVWVRVLTFIVLSPLIGMLLGFTMMVIVHWIFRRFSPSRVDGIFRKGQLFSAAAFSLGHGGNDAQKTMGIITAVLTAGGVGGLAYGPTGALPEIPLWVVLSAHAAIGLGTLSGGWRIVHTMGSKITKLKPVGGFCAETGAAMTLAYVTLTGVPVSTTHTITGAIVGVGATRRLSAVKWGVAGRIVWAWILTIPAAAFIAALSFWIVRAIHNLIG; encoded by the coding sequence ATGACAGCCACTCTTGCTTTCGTTGTAATCCTGGTCATCTTTGCGTTGATCTTTGATTACATCAACGGCTTCCACGATGCGGCGAACTCAATTGCGACGATTGTTTCGACGCGGGTGCTGTCGCCCGGCATGGCGGTCATGTGGGCGGCGTTCTTTAATTTCATTGCCTTTGCGGTGTTCGGAACGCGCGTCGCAAAAGCGATCGGCGACGGCGTACGTCTCGATTTGATTACCGCTGAGTGGCGGCTATATGTGCTGCTGGCGGCGCTGATCGGGGCAATCGCCTGGAACTTGATCACCTGGTACCTCGGGCTGCCCACCTCCAGTTCGCACGCGTTGCTTGGCGGCTACGCGGGCGCGGGGATTGCGGCTTATGGCGGTGTGATCGGCTTGTTGAAAACCGAAGTCTGGGTGCGCGTACTGACGTTCATTGTCTTGTCGCCGCTGATTGGAATGCTGCTCGGCTTTACGATGATGGTCATCGTTCATTGGATCTTCAGGCGCTTCAGTCCATCACGTGTCGATGGCATCTTCCGTAAGGGACAATTGTTTTCAGCGGCCGCGTTTTCGTTGGGCCACGGCGGCAACGATGCGCAGAAGACGATGGGCATCATCACGGCCGTTCTTACCGCGGGCGGAGTCGGCGGGCTGGCGTATGGCCCGACCGGAGCGTTGCCGGAGATTCCCTTGTGGGTGGTGCTCTCAGCGCATGCCGCCATCGGACTGGGCACGCTTTCCGGCGGCTGGCGCATCGTGCATACGATGGGTTCGAAGATAACTAAGCTGAAACCGGTCGGCGGCTTTTGCGCGGAAACGGGCGCCGCCATGACGCTCGCTTACGTGACCTTGACCGGCGTTCCCGTTTCGACGACGCACACCATCACCGGTGCCATCGTCGGAGTCGGCGCGACGCGACGCCTGTCTGCTGTGAAGTGGGGCGTCGCCGGCCGCATCGTGTGGGCCTGGATCCTGACGATTCCGGCCGCCGCCTTCATCGCCGCGTTATCTTTCTGGATAGTGCGCGCAATTCATAACTTGATTGGTTAA
- the pstA gene encoding phosphate ABC transporter permease PstA — MRLSRSDRTRRTASAIMTGLTSLCTILAVGVLAIILWYIARRGVSSLTLAFLVESPKPVGEGGGIGNAIVGSAVLLSLACLAGIPLGIATGVYLSEVGRGWFSSVVRFFVDTLTGIPSIVTGVFVYAVIVLRAKHFSAYAGGIALAMIMIPIVARTTEEMIRLVPHSLREGALALGAPQWRVTMGIVIPAAASGIATGAMLAIARISGETAPLLFTAFGSRFFPSGLDEPIASLTVQIYNYAISPYDEWHAQAWAATLVLMTLILVINITVRFFTRKKF, encoded by the coding sequence ATGAGACTTTCGCGATCCGATAGAACACGTCGCACGGCCAGCGCGATAATGACCGGACTGACGTCGTTGTGCACGATTCTCGCTGTGGGCGTGCTCGCGATCATTCTTTGGTACATCGCGCGGCGCGGAGTCAGTTCTCTGACGCTTGCGTTTCTTGTCGAATCACCGAAACCCGTCGGCGAAGGCGGCGGCATCGGCAACGCGATTGTAGGTTCGGCTGTTTTGTTATCGCTGGCGTGCCTGGCCGGTATCCCACTCGGGATTGCGACGGGTGTTTACCTGTCTGAAGTTGGCCGCGGCTGGTTTTCGTCAGTGGTGCGATTTTTCGTTGATACGCTCACTGGTATTCCGTCGATTGTTACCGGCGTTTTCGTCTATGCCGTCATCGTCCTGCGCGCCAAACACTTTTCAGCGTATGCGGGCGGCATCGCGCTCGCCATGATCATGATTCCGATCGTCGCGCGCACCACGGAAGAAATGATTAGATTAGTCCCGCACAGTTTGCGCGAGGGCGCTCTGGCGCTGGGCGCGCCACAATGGCGCGTCACCATGGGCATCGTGATTCCAGCCGCGGCGTCTGGAATCGCCACCGGCGCAATGCTGGCGATCGCGCGCATCTCAGGAGAGACAGCGCCGCTTTTGTTCACCGCGTTTGGCAGCCGATTCTTCCCCAGCGGGCTTGATGAACCAATCGCGTCTTTGACCGTCCAGATTTACAACTACGCCATTTCACCATACGACGAATGGCACGCGCAGGCATGGGCGGCGACGCTCGTTCTGATGACCCTGATTCTGGTCATCAACATCACCGTGAGGTTTTTCACGCGCAAGAAGTTTTAG
- a CDS encoding alkaline phosphatase PhoX yields the protein MHRRNFLISAAAGGVALAFGGFLRRGEALLSEGSFAKWKAAGYGDLVEVAAKNTGEKLLLLPKGFEYTVLGRAGEMMKDGRKTPRLHDGMAAFRVGDELRLVRNHEVNNRTPLDNAGIGSSNHYDPQAAGGTTTLVIDPKTNELITDFVSLSGTLTNCAGGATPWGSWISCEETTRGKTLHIDKVGARAGGFSQPHGYCFEVSAAANTNLPPVPLKAMGRFSHEAVAVDQRSGIVYQVEDSSPFSGFYRFLPNRRAHLADGGKLEMLAIKDKPNYNTRFGQRTGATFAANWVTIDNPDTELADTDEQAVFKQGAAKGAAHFSKLEGVFAANGRIYIVSSNGGDAEGGQIWVYEATTRDEGRLTLLFESPSRELLDMPDNISLHPKNNLLFICEDGNYGQLGPADNHVRILTPSGKIADFAKNIAPGFEAAEFAGVTFSPDGQTLFVNIQQAGVTLAIRGDWKNFAG from the coding sequence ATGCACAGACGAAACTTCTTAATCAGCGCAGCGGCCGGCGGGGTAGCGCTTGCATTCGGCGGATTTCTGCGCCGTGGCGAAGCGTTGCTGTCGGAAGGCAGCTTCGCTAAATGGAAAGCCGCAGGCTATGGCGACCTCGTCGAGGTAGCGGCAAAAAATACTGGGGAAAAACTTCTGCTCTTGCCTAAAGGTTTTGAGTACACGGTGCTCGGGCGGGCGGGAGAAATGATGAAAGACGGCCGCAAAACGCCCAGGCTGCACGACGGCATGGCAGCATTTCGCGTGGGCGACGAGCTTCGCCTGGTGCGCAATCACGAAGTCAACAACCGGACACCGCTCGACAATGCGGGGATCGGGAGCAGTAATCATTACGACCCTCAGGCGGCGGGCGGCACAACGACTTTGGTCATCGATCCGAAGACGAACGAACTCATCACCGATTTCGTTAGTTTGAGCGGGACCTTAACCAACTGTGCCGGTGGCGCGACGCCCTGGGGCAGTTGGATTTCGTGCGAGGAGACGACGCGCGGAAAGACTCTCCACATCGACAAAGTCGGGGCCCGAGCCGGCGGCTTCAGCCAACCGCATGGTTATTGTTTTGAAGTTTCCGCGGCGGCGAACACGAACTTGCCGCCCGTGCCTCTGAAAGCGATGGGCAGATTCTCGCATGAGGCCGTGGCCGTCGATCAGCGTAGCGGTATCGTCTATCAGGTCGAGGACTCCAGCCCGTTCAGCGGTTTCTATCGCTTCCTGCCGAACCGGCGCGCTCATCTGGCCGACGGCGGCAAACTCGAAATGCTGGCGATCAAAGACAAGCCAAACTACAACACGCGATTTGGACAAAGAACCGGTGCGACCTTCGCCGCCAATTGGGTGACGATCGACAACCCCGATACGGAATTGGCCGATACGGACGAACAAGCAGTGTTCAAACAAGGCGCGGCAAAAGGAGCAGCCCATTTTTCGAAACTGGAAGGCGTCTTTGCGGCGAATGGCCGAATCTATATTGTTTCGTCAAACGGCGGCGATGCCGAAGGCGGGCAGATTTGGGTTTACGAAGCAACGACGCGTGATGAAGGCCGTCTGACGCTGCTGTTTGAATCGCCCAGTCGGGAATTGCTCGACATGCCGGACAATATTTCCCTGCATCCCAAAAACAATCTGTTGTTTATCTGCGAGGACGGGAACTACGGGCAACTCGGCCCGGCGGATAACCATGTTCGCATCCTCACGCCCAGTGGCAAGATCGCCGACTTCGCCAAGAACATCGCGCCCGGCTTTGAAGCCGCCGAATTCGCGGGCGTGACTTTCAGTCCGGATGGACAGACTTTGTTCGTCAACATCCAACAAGCAGGCGTGACTCTGGCAATCCGGGGCGACTGGAAAAATTTCGCCGGCTAA
- the pstC gene encoding phosphate ABC transporter permease subunit PstC: MEQVSGRRPPLSKLVRKALSPTGNVGDSIFRLLMLAVAALVLVIVVGMILALASHSTLSMRQFGLGFLTGRDWNPPQQIFGALPFIYGTLASSLIALVISVPLSLGVAIFLVEQAPPILARPVTFLVELLAAIPSVVYGLWGIFVLAPFLRVYVEPPLERWFGSVPLFRGPITGIGLLTGGVILAIMITPIISAVVRDVLAAVPNTQREAALALGATKWETTQVVLVNGAPGIAGAIILGLGRAIGETMAVTMVIGNRPEISFSLFHPSYTLASVIANEFTEATADIYLSSLIELGLILFLVTFVVNAVARVLVWRVTRANAGAGLAA, translated from the coding sequence ATGGAACAGGTCAGCGGGCGACGCCCGCCTTTAAGCAAGCTGGTGCGCAAAGCGCTGTCGCCGACCGGCAACGTCGGCGACAGTATCTTTCGGCTGCTCATGTTGGCGGTGGCGGCGTTGGTGTTGGTAATCGTCGTTGGGATGATCCTGGCGCTCGCGTCGCATTCCACGCTTTCCATGCGGCAATTCGGGCTTGGCTTCTTAACCGGCCGCGATTGGAATCCTCCGCAGCAAATATTCGGCGCGCTGCCTTTCATCTACGGAACGCTGGCCTCTTCGCTGATAGCGCTCGTGATTAGCGTGCCCTTGTCACTGGGCGTGGCGATCTTTCTGGTCGAGCAAGCCCCACCGATACTCGCCCGGCCGGTGACATTTCTGGTTGAACTGCTGGCGGCCATCCCTTCAGTTGTTTACGGGCTTTGGGGGATCTTCGTGCTCGCGCCGTTTCTGCGCGTATATGTCGAGCCGCCACTCGAGCGGTGGTTTGGATCGGTGCCGCTGTTTCGCGGGCCGATTACCGGAATCGGATTGCTGACCGGCGGAGTCATTCTCGCGATCATGATCACGCCAATCATTTCGGCGGTGGTGCGCGATGTGCTTGCCGCAGTTCCCAATACGCAGCGCGAAGCGGCCCTGGCGCTGGGCGCGACGAAATGGGAAACGACGCAGGTGGTTTTGGTTAACGGCGCGCCGGGAATCGCGGGCGCGATCATCCTCGGCCTGGGCCGCGCCATTGGCGAGACGATGGCCGTCACGATGGTCATCGGCAATCGGCCAGAGATAAGTTTCTCGCTATTTCATCCTTCGTACACGTTGGCGTCAGTCATCGCCAACGAGTTCACGGAAGCAACAGCGGATATTTACTTGAGTTCTTTAATTGAGCTCGGATTAATTCTGTTTCTCGTAACGTTTGTGGTTAACGCGGTCGCACGTGTGCTGGTGTGGCGCGTAACGAGAGCGAACGCGGGAGCGGGGTTGGCGGCATAG
- a CDS encoding response regulator transcription factor — MSKRALIIEDDPDIAETVRYNLASEGFATRIAVTGEEGLSLALDPHSAPSVIILDLMLPGMNGMDLCRRLRREDQTRRTPIIMLTAKASETDRIAGLDLGADDYIAKPFSVRELLARVRAVLRRADEGPAEIYDDGRLMIDFDDVRASCDQVVIKLTNKEFSLLCALAKKRSRVVTRQQLLDQVWGYSYYGDARTLDVHIRRLRQKLGGCGDCIETVVGVGYRFVGCAQSSPMPPG; from the coding sequence ATGTCAAAACGGGCTCTAATTATTGAAGACGACCCGGACATCGCCGAGACTGTTCGTTACAACCTTGCCTCCGAAGGTTTTGCCACGCGAATAGCAGTGACGGGCGAAGAAGGCCTTTCACTCGCGCTTGATCCGCACAGCGCACCTTCCGTGATCATCCTCGATCTGATGCTGCCCGGAATGAACGGCATGGATCTATGCCGTCGTCTGCGCCGCGAGGATCAGACGCGCCGTACGCCGATTATCATGCTGACGGCGAAGGCGTCTGAGACTGATCGCATCGCCGGTCTCGATCTCGGCGCCGATGACTACATCGCCAAGCCATTTTCCGTCCGGGAGCTTTTAGCGCGCGTGCGGGCCGTGCTGCGACGCGCGGATGAGGGCCCGGCAGAGATTTACGATGACGGAAGGCTGATGATCGATTTTGACGACGTGCGGGCCTCGTGCGATCAGGTCGTGATCAAGCTTACGAACAAAGAGTTCTCGTTGCTATGCGCACTCGCCAAGAAGCGCAGCCGCGTAGTTACCCGCCAGCAACTGCTTGATCAGGTTTGGGGTTACAGTTACTACGGCGATGCGCGCACTCTGGACGTCCACATCCGACGCCTCAGACAAAAACTCGGTGGCTGCGGTGATTGTATCGAGACGGTCGTCGGTGTCGGCTACCGGTTTGTCGGTTGTGCCCAGAGTTCACCAATGCCTCCAGGATAA